Proteins from a genomic interval of Cucumis melo cultivar AY chromosome 7, USDA_Cmelo_AY_1.0, whole genome shotgun sequence:
- the LOC103495746 gene encoding protein TRANSPARENT TESTA GLABRA 1, producing the protein MEATTHCLEFRHAEFWVSLGNFPYDFAPPASYFSILHPSRVPQFFPFRFIFLSKAIVRHHHLATVNRSSIRPSLPLSQSVPSFFAFGIMENAASRSEFLATYDSPHPLYAMAISSPHAHSLNFSSRIALGSFVEEYNNRVDIVSFDPDSVSIKTNPSLSFEHPYPPTKLMFNPSPLSSLLASSGDSLRLWKVGDSSIEPLSLLNNSKTSEFCAPLTSFDWNEVELKRIGTSSIDTTCTIWDIEKSVVETQFIAHDKEVYDIAWGEARVFASVSADGSVRIFDMRDKEHSTIIYESPQPDTPLLRLAWNKQDLRYMATILMDSNKIVILDIRSPSVPVAELERHHSSVNAIAWAPRSCRHICSAGDDKQALIWELPMVAGPNGIDPMSMYSAACEINQLQWSAAQPDWIALAFSNKMQLLKV; encoded by the coding sequence ATGGAGGCCACAACTCACTGTTTGGAGTTTAGACACGCGGAATTTTGGGTAAGTTTGGGGAATTTTCCTTATGACTTCGCACCGCCTGCCTCCTACTTTTCCATTCTTCATCCTTCCCGAGTTCCCCAATTTTTTCCATTTCGTTTTATTTTTCTGAGTAAAGCGATCGTTAGACATCACCATCTCGCCACCGTGAACCGATCATCAATTCGTCCTTCACTGCCTCTCTCTCAGTCTGTTCCATCGTTCTTCGCTTTTGGAATCATGGAAAACGCAGCCTCCAGATCCGAATTCTTGGCGACCTACGATTCTCCGCATCCTCTCTACGCCATGGCCATTTCTTCCCCTCATGCACACTCACTTAATTTCTCCAGTCGCATAGCGCTTGGCAGCTTCGTCGAAGAGTACAACAACCGCGTCGACATTGTGTCTTTTGATCCAGATTCTGTCTCAATTAAAACTAATCCTTCCCTCTCCTTTGAGCACCCGTACCCACCCACCAAGCTCATGTTTAATCCCAGTCCCCTCTCCTCTCTCTTGGCCTCCTCTGGCGACTCTCTACGCCTCTGGAAAGTCGGAGATTCTTCCATCGAACCCCTCTCCCTCCTCAACAACAGCAAAACCAGTGAATTCTGTGCCCCATTAACTTCCTTCGACTGGAATGAAGTTGAGCTTAAGAGAATTGGAACCTCCAGTATTGACACCACTTGTACTATTTGGGACATTGAGAAGAGTGTGGTGGAAACCCAGTTCATAGCTCACGACAAAGAGGTCTATGACATTGCTTGGGGGGAAGCCCGGGTTTTTGCCTCTGTTTCCGCGGATGGGTCGGTAAGAATTTTCGACATGAGAGATAAGGAGCACTCTACCATTATATACGAAAGCCCTCAACCCGATACCCCTTTGCTCAGACTGGCTTGGAACAAACAGGACCTGCGGTACATGGCCACAATTCTGATGGATAGCAACAAAATTGTTATTTTGGACATTCGCTCACCAAGTGTGCCGGTTGCTGAACTGGAGAGGCATCATTCCAGTGTCAATGCTATTGCCTGGGCGCCTCGGAGCTGCAGGCATATTTGTTCCGCAGGGGATGACAAGCAGGCGCTCATTTGGGAGCTGCCTATGGTTGCAGGCCCCAATGGCATTGATCCAATGTCCATGTATTCTGCTGCATGTGAAATTAACCAGTTGCAATGGTCCGCCGCCCAACCTGATTGGATTGCTTTAgcattttccaacaaaatgcaGCTTTTGAAAGTTTGA